One genomic region from Cinclus cinclus chromosome 22, bCinCin1.1, whole genome shotgun sequence encodes:
- the UPK3B gene encoding uroplakin-3b, translating into MELPWVLLALAGMGAAADLGDSVGDGAEGDRDLEGLRGVCPGRAQLPYVPHVPPMALLGKITASTFTLERPRCVFDGHADASDAVWLAVAFANASASFRNPLSRADVPPYKQLPTARSYMTLETAAAAYSCSALSPPVLRVGGDTACRDQGRQDPCNGPLPSPGPYRVKFLLMGCRGPKAETRWSEPILLRRAVSPSTIDPAPARRGTAVVVITSILASLGAVLATTVLGALGAKMWGSLCYQNLGTDTFIRRSYRTHHIPPALPQPLPPGCRVTFS; encoded by the exons ATGGAGCTGCCGTGGGTGCTGCTGGCGCTGGCTGGGATGGGCGCAGCTGCGGACCTGGGTGACTCCGTGGGGGACGGGGCAGAGGGGGACCGGGACCTGGAGGGGCTGCGAGGCGTTTGTCCAGGGAGGG cccagctgccctaCGTGCCCCATGTGCCCCCCATGGCACTGCTGGGCAAGATCACTGCCAGCACCTTCACGCTGGAGAGGCCCCGCTGCGTCTTCGATGGCCACGCCGATGCCTCCGACGCCGTTTGGCTGGCGGTGGCCTTTGCCAACG CATCTGCCAGCTTCAGAAATCCCCTGTCCCGGGCCGACGTGCCCCCGTACAAGCAGCTGCCCACTGCCCGCTCCTACATGACGCTGGAGACGGCGGCGGCCGCGTATTCCTGCTCGGCACTGAGCCCGCCCGTCCTGCGGGTCGGGGGTGACACGGCGTGCAGGGACCAGGGCAGACAGGACCCCTGCAATGGACCCCTGCCCTCCCCGGGACCCTACAG GGTGAAGTTCCTGCTGATGGGCTGCCGCGGCCCTAAAGCGGAGACGCGGTGGTCCGAGCCCATCCTCCTGCGCAGAG CCGTCAGCCCGAGCACCATCGACCCTGCGCCCGCTCGCCGTGGCACTGCCGTGGTGGTCATCACCTCCATCCTGGCCAGCCTGGGGGCCGTGCTGGCCACCACCGTGCTCGGAGCCCTGGG TGCCAAGATGTGGGGCTCCCTGTGCTACCAGAATTTGGGGACTGACACCTTCATCCGCAGATCCTACCGGACCCACCACATTCCCCcggccctgccccagcccctgccccccGGCTGCAG ggtcaccttcaGCTAG
- the LOC134052473 gene encoding uroplakin-3b-like protein 1: protein MLPLLLLLLPAAHGIVRLKYTPVLTKEPPLGGQRTTSTFVLDQPRCVFQDYGNADIWLVVALDQAASTFNNTARPGSPETAFQSFPKPVRAYMTLNATLVSYPCPKPAGDITVLRVGSETSCAQDVMRPTCNGPLPGPGPYRVKFLALEGSVPVAETEWSKPITLIEAKSPSSISTKSSASMIAITTILSILFAILLAGLVAMLVFWSSDSCGGSSTFSKPESVTVRRYNTHHVYDQPAARL from the exons ATGCTCccgctgctcctcctgctcctgcccgcCGCCCACGGCATAG TCCGGCTGAAGTACACGCCGGTCCTGACCAAGGAGCCCCCGCTGGGGGGGCAGAGGACCACCTCCACCTTCGTGCTGGACCAGCCCCGCTGCGTCTTCCAAGACTACGGCAACGCCGACATCTGGCTGGTGGTGGCCCTGGACCAGG ctgcatccACCTTCAACAACACCGCGAGACCGGGGAGTCCCGAGACCGCATTTCAGAGCTTCCCTAAACCCGTCCGTGCCTACATGACCCTCAACGCCACCCTGGTCAGCTACCCCTGCCCCAAACCCGCCGGGGACATCACGGTGCTGCGCGTCGGCAGCGAGACGAGCTGCGCCCAGGATGTGATGAGACCCACCTGCAATGgccccctgcccggccccgggCCCTACAG GGTGAAGTTCCTCGCCCTGGAAGGCTCTGTGCCCGTGGCTGAGACAGAGTGGTCGAAGCCAATCACGCTGATCGAAG CCAAGTCACCTAGCAGCATCTCCACAAAGAGCAGCGCCAGCATGATCGCCATCACCACCATCCTCTCCATCCTCTTCGCCATCCTCCTGGCCGGACTGGTGGCCATGCTCGTCTTCTGGAG ctcgGACTCCTGCGGCGGCAGCAGCACCTTCAGCAAGCCGGAGTCGGTGACGGTGCGGCGGTACAATACCCACCACGTCTATGACCAGCCGGCCGCCCGGCTCTga
- the LOC134052483 gene encoding ras GTPase-activating protein 4-like, with amino-acid sequence MARRSALSIRIVEGRNLPAKDITGSSDPYCIVKIDDEAIIRTATVWKTLSPFWGEEYELQLQPGFHSISIYVMDEDALSRDDIIGKVCITRDMLAEHPKGYSGWMSLSEVDPDEEVQGEIHLRVQVLGTQGSQRLRCSVLEARDLARKDRNGASDPFVRLRYNGKTQESTVVKKSCYPRWNETFEFELAEPAGEKLCVEVWDWDLVGRNDFLGKVVFSIQGLEVAGQEEGWFRLWPDKSKPTEEELRGSLGSLQLQVKLRDETVLPSHCYQPLVQLLCQEVKLGRQDGQVHLVTLLDETTTAECRQEVAINLVKLFLGQGLVKEFLDLLFELELAKPCEPNTLFRSNSLASKSMESFLKVTGMPYLHFVLGPTIARVFEEKKYVELDPGKVEIKDVGCSGLHRVQTEGEVIEQGRQHLQSYLGELLDAIVRSAPACPPLIRAAFRQLFQRVGERFPQHQHAKFVAVTSFLCLRFFSPAVMTPKLFQLRDAHADARTSRTLLLLAKAIQLVGNMEPAAGRAKETWLSPLLPALQQGTARMRDFITRLVGTEEDKGEEEGEGRPLGPPPAVVKEGLLLVHKTRGKGPLLAAAAGKKLHFCLTGESLGFGKSPSAERIGAIALGDILAAEKVEEKSFGSSHVMQVVYTAPGGQQETAYLQCKCVNELNQWLSALRKVCGNNPRVLRSYHPGVFRGDKWSCCHQRDRTGLGCDRTRHGVTLQDWSDPLDPAVESQRLFHHLQGLRGTLREKYWELLEPEAAQNGPRGEDAPLPEGLSRLFKVLGDLESCHRRAQPPEPPAPALLQLQT; translated from the exons ATGGCCCGGCGCAGCGCCCTCTCCATCCGCATCGTGGAGGGCAGAAACCTGCCCGCCAAGGACAT CACGGGGAGCAGTGACCCATACTGCATTGTGAAGATCGACGATGAGGCCATCATCAG GACTGCCACGGTGTGGAAGACGCTGTCCCCGTTCTGGGGGGAGGAATacgagctgcagctccagccgGGTTTCCACAGCATCTCCATCTACGTCATGGACGAGGATGCACTCAG CCGTGATGACATTATTGGGAAGGTCTGCATCACCCGGGACATGCTGGCAGAGCACCCCAAGG GATACAGTGGCTGGATGAGCCTCAGTGAGGTGGACCCTGATGAGGAGGTGCAGGGGGAGATCCACCTGCGGGTGCAGGTCCTGGGCACCCAGGGCAGCCAACGGCTGCGCTGCTCCGTGCTGGAGGCCAG GGATTTGGCCAGGAAGGACCGCAATGGTGCCTCCGACCCCTTTGTCCGCCTGCGCTACAACGGCAAGACACAGGAGAGCACC GTGGTCAAGAAATCCTGTTACCCGCGCTGGAACGAGACCTTCGAGTTCGAGCTGGCTGAGCCCGCTGGGGAGAAGCTCTGTGTGGAGGTGTGGGACTGGGATCTTGTTGGCAGGAATGACTTCCTGGGCAAG GTGGTGTTCAGCATCCAGGGGCTGGAAGTGGCcgggcaggaggagggatggTTCAGGCTGTGGCCAGACAAGTCCAAACCAACAGAGGAGGA GCTTCGTGGCAGCCTGGgctcactgcagctgcaggtgaAGCTTCGGGATGAGACGGTGCTGCCCTCCCACTGCTAccagcccctggtgcagctcctgtgccaggaAGTGAAATTGGGACGCCAG GATGGCCAAGTGCACCTGGTCACCCTCCTGGATGAAACCACCACAGCTGAGTGCCGGCAGGAGGTCGCCATCAACCTGGTCAAGCTCTTCCTGGGCCAGGGGCTGGTCAAAGAGTTCCTGGACCTGCTCTTTGAGCTGGAGCTGGCCAAGCCCT GTGAGCCAAACACTCTGTTCCGGAGCAACTCTCTGGCCTCGAAGTCGATGGAGTCCTTCCTTAAG GTGACAGGGATGCCATACCTGCACTTTGTCCTGGGACCCACCATCGCCCGTGTGTTCGAGGAGAAGAAATACGTGGAGCTGGACCCCGGCAAGGTGGAGATCAAAGACGTCGG GTGCTCGGGGCTGCACCGGGTGCAGACGGAGGGCGAGGTGATCGAGCAGGGCCGACAGCACCTCCAGTCCTACCTGGGCGAGCTCCTGGATGCTATCGTCAGGTCGGCCCCGGCGTGTCCCCCACTCATCCGCGCCGCTTTCCGCCAGCTCTTCCAGCGCGTCGGGGAGCGCTTCCCGCAGCACCAG CACGCCAAATTTGTGGCTGTCACCAGCTTCCTGTGCCTGCGCTTCTTCTCGCCCGCCGTGATGACCCCCAAGCTGTTCCAGCTGCGGGACGCGCACGCGGACGCGCGGACCAGCCgcacgctgctgctgctggccaag GCCATCCAGCTGGTCGGGAACATGGAGCCAGCGGCCGGGCGCGCCAAGGAGACGTGGCTGTCGCCGCTGCTGCCCGCCCTGCAGCAGGGCACAGCCCGCATGAGGGACTTCATCACCCGCCTGGTGGGTACGGAGGAGGACAAGGGCGAGGAGGAGGGTGAGGGACGGCCGCTGGGGCCTCCTCCGGCCGTGGTGAAGGAGGGGCTGCTCCTTGTGCACAAGACGCGGGGCAAGGGGCCGCTGCTCGCTGCTGCCGCCGGCAAGAAACTTCATTTCTGCCTCACCGGGGAGTCGCTCGGCTTCGGCAAGAGCCCCAGTGCAGAG CGTATCGGTGCCATCGCCCTGGGCGACATCCTGGCGGCCGAGAAGGTGGAGGAGAAGAGTTTCGGCAGCTCCCACGTCATGCAGGTGGTCTACACGGCCCCGGGCGGGCAGCAGGAGACAGCCTACCTGCAGTGCAAG TGTGTCAACGAGCTGAACCAGTGGCTGTCAGCGCTGCGCAAGGTGTGCGGCAACAACCCCCGCGTGCTCCGCTCCTACCACCCCGGCGTCTTCCGCGGGGACaagtggagctgctgccaccagcGGGACAGGACAG GTTTGGGATGTGACCGGACCCGGCACGGCGTCACCCTGCAGGACTGGAGTGACCCCCTGGACCCCGCGGTGGAGTCTCAGCGCCTCTTCCACCACCTCCAGGGTCTCCGGGGGACCCTCAG ggaaaagtactgggagctgctggagccagaggCTGCCCAGAACGGCCCCCGGGGTGAAG ATGCGCCCCTGCCCGAGGGGCTGAGCCGGCTCTTCAAGGTGCTGGGGGACCTGGAGAGTTGTCACCGCCGGGcacagcccccagagcccccggccccagccctgctgcagctgcagacgTGA
- the POLR2J gene encoding DNA-directed RNA polymerase II subunit RPB11-a isoform X2, whose product MNAPPAFESFLLFEGEKKQLLKDPQVLFAGYKVPHPLEHKIIIRVQTTPDYSPQEAFTNAITDLISELSLLEERFRVAIKDKQEGIE is encoded by the exons ATGAATGCGCCTCCGGCCTTCGAGTCCTTCCTGCTCTTCGAGGGCGAGAAAAA GCAGTTGCTCAAAGACCCTCAGGTGTTGTTTGCAGGTTATAAGGTCCCACACCCTCTGGAACATAAAATTATCATTCGTGTCCAAACCACCCCAGATTACAGCCCCCAGGAAGCTTTCACCAATGCCATCACAGACCTGATCAGTGAACTCTCCCTCCTGGAAGAGAGGTTCAGG GTTGCTATTAAGGACAAACAAGAAGGAATTGAGTAA
- the POLR2J gene encoding DNA-directed RNA polymerase II subunit RPB11-a isoform X1 — protein sequence MNAPPAFESFLLFEGEKKITINKDTKVPNACLFTINKEDHTLGNIIKSQLLKDPQVLFAGYKVPHPLEHKIIIRVQTTPDYSPQEAFTNAITDLISELSLLEERFRVAIKDKQEGIE from the exons ATGAATGCGCCTCCGGCCTTCGAGTCCTTCCTGCTCTTCGAGGGCGAGAAAAA GATCACCATCAACAAGGACACCAAGGTGCCCAACGCCTGCTTGTTCACCATCAACAAGGAAGACCACACTCTAGGGAACATCATCAAGTC GCAGTTGCTCAAAGACCCTCAGGTGTTGTTTGCAGGTTATAAGGTCCCACACCCTCTGGAACATAAAATTATCATTCGTGTCCAAACCACCCCAGATTACAGCCCCCAGGAAGCTTTCACCAATGCCATCACAGACCTGATCAGTGAACTCTCCCTCCTGGAAGAGAGGTTCAGG GTTGCTATTAAGGACAAACAAGAAGGAATTGAGTAA